gcacctatacgtaattaactatagatttcagGGGCTAGCAGGGAAGATCTGCAAGACACAAAAAATAGTGCTCATaaattaggaaaagtttagggttagatctgaaaaataccataggtggggctgggttgaaaagatgtaatagatccagggggttttctgcaaatttcacAAGACAGAAAAATAAACGATAATTACATATTTCTCGGCCACAATGGAGATCCTGTCAGCGATTCCACTCACTACCGGAGTCTTGTTGGTACCTTACTGTATCTCACCTTCACATGGCCAAACATCTCATATGTTCTTCAGTAGGTGTGTCTTCACATGCACGACTTACAAGACCTCATCTATTAGCCGTGAAGCACATTCTGTAGTACCTGCGTGCGAATATTGACCATGGTCTTCTTCTCCATCTATCATCACCGTTGGATCTGGTTGTCTACACGGATTCGGATTGGGCTGGCTGCCTAGATACCCGCAAGTTCACCTCTGGCTATATGCTGTGTTCGGTGGCTCTAATTTGGTCTTCCGGTCTTCCAAGTGGCAATCCACCGTGTCCTGCTCGAGTGTAGAGGCTGAATACGGTAAGGTGCTATGGCCAACAGTGTTGCTGAGGCGAATTGGCTTCGTCAACTTCTACATGAGCACCACAGTCCGTTGCAGCGCTCACCCTTGTCCATTGCCACAATGTCTGCACCGTCTACTTGTCCACCAACCTAGTTTGGCATCAACCAAGAAATCTTGTTGAGATCGATCTCCAATTTTTGTGTGAGCAGGTTGCCATTGGAGATGTTCATGTGCTTCATCTGCCATCTTCACGAAAGGTCTATACAGAGTTTCCGATCCGGTCTGAATATCTACGCTGCCTACATTCTGACTGGGGTGTTAGCAATATTtgcgcgctctctctctctctctctctcattgcCATTGGAGCTCTTGCTggattcagcagagaatcagctctgagagctctgccaaacagtttttcagagagaagtgattctctgctgattctgtggagtgattctctgaaatgaactaagaggctgggagctgctgattctgtgaagtgattctccatcctgattttaagagtttatgctagagaatcaaagagaattaccttcagccacagaatcacttctctcagagaatcagctcccacagagaatcagaatcagttggagctctaccaaactggcCCTTAGTGTGCCATGGCTCCTTGTCTGACTTGCACCTTTCGTACCTGATCCCATCGGCATATCCCCTGATTGTATTTCCATAAGTCAGGGTGGTTGAGATAGCCTTCATCGTGATGAATATGTTTTAACCCGAGTCCTTTGGTTCAATTCATCTGATATTACGTGATTAAATCTGCCCTCAATAGACACCCTAATAAGAATTCTCACAAAAACTAAAAGCATATCACCATTGGGTTGGTAATCTAAATCTTATTGAAAATAATAGCAATTTGTTCTAATTTTCTACTAAATTAACTCACTATTTCACTATACAAAAGTTGATTCAACTTATGCAGTAACTTCTGCTCGTGCATTTAAAATTCCGACCCCTGCCGCGTGAGCCTATGATCGTGCTGTGTGAAGTTTGGCCCTGGTGCTCCTTTTGGTGTGGTTGGCTGAACTCAGTGGCGAATGAGCGAAAATCTTGCCAGATTTCATTGATTGATTCTGACGTATATGGTGTTGGTGTTACATATTTATGCAAGTCCAAGAGGATATAGATCGTTCCTATTCCGGATGACATGTCCGTCCCAAAGTTGTCTTTCAATAAAAACTGGCAGGGCGTCCCCTAGGCATCCATTGCAATGCCATCTTCATGCAAGTTATTACTGTAATTATGTTTCTGAGTAGCTGGTCAGGTCAGAAGAACCTAACTAAAACGGAAGCTACGACGTAATCAGACTTGAACATAATTAAATACAAGAAATATTTCAAAACATCTGCATGGCAAATTAGCTCCGCCCTACTGTTAGTTGTGATGCATGCTTGAACCACCTTGCACACCCGATTTGAGTTTGATCTTCACCAGTCAAGAAAGGAGTTTCCCCATGAGTTTGGCTTCAACTCAAATCCACTTCGTTAAAAAGCCATCACGGCAGCCTTCATGAATCCATCTAACTTACCATACCCATCATCAGCCTGTAGGTCTCACTGGTCAGAGTAGGTCCTAGCCCTTTGGTCCATGCTATATCGGGGCCTATCAGCGCAGGAGCAGTTTACGACCAGGTCCACTCAGGTCAGCCGCAGCTGCGTGGCCAGACATCGGCTACAGCGGGAGGCGCTGGAGCTAATAAGTTAGAGGACTACGATTATTACCCGTTATTTTTAAACAATGGTAGTGGTGCTCATTTTCGATAGGACCTACACCGGTAAATACATCATTATTTATGGTGATGTGTTCGTAATAAAAAACCAGTTTTCTGAGTGGTACACGATGTGCCTATTGATAGCGAGGTATGGTTACCATGACTCCGTGATCTGCCAGCTTGTAGGGTAGATTGCATACATATATTTACAATGAGGTGTATGTGCATCTGTGTCTGTAATGTATTTTGTAAAAAAATAGTATATAAAAGCTAGTTCTAGGATATGCGGGTTCGTAATAAGTGTAGGGTTTGCTTGCATGTATTTACAGAGATGGGTGAATGTGAGCATCAGTGTCTAtaatttttttataatttttttggtAAATAACATAAAATATATAAGAGCAAGTTCTTTGGTAGTGACAAATGATGAACTTTTGATTTATTGTTCATAAAACACTGTAAAGACACAAATGGGAATACAAATAAATCAGACGTCGTACGCACGCTCACCCGAGCTATCAGCTCTTATTCAAGACCATGCTGGTGGTATGTTGGTATGGCCGCTACTTGGTAATCTCAATCGCGTAAAAATTCAAGACTATGTAGGTCGTCTGCATAGGACCAGTGAAGCCAGATTCCCGGGCAAGCTTGGTGAACTCCCTCTCCGTCCTCTCTTTCCCCTTGAAAATGATAAGCATATTGATATCCAAGGAGAAGATGTCCCGTGCAGTTAGAGAAGTCGGGTCTGGGGTCTCCGGCCGGATACCATCTATGATGATCACCTTCCCACCATCAGGGAGAGCTTTGTAGCAGTTCTTCAGTACCGTGATGCACTGCTCGTCTGTCTGCATAAGCGGAATCCACTGCAAAAGAACCGCATCTCCAGAGGGTACGCTCTCATACATGTTTCCAGCTACATGCTCCACACCTGTAATAATACAAAAAATTCTAGTGTAACTATTCAGCTATATAATTTCTGAAGTTTTATTCATGCTGAAATTCCATGTATTATATGTAAAAAAAGTTAACACGAGCATCAGGTACGCACCTGGAATAGATGGTGCTTGAGCTAAAACATGAGGCAGGTCGTAGTTGACTCCCGTGATATGCTTGTACCTGGAGGTGATCATCTGCAGGGTGTTGCCCGTGCCCCCGCCAACATCAACGAGCCGCCGAATGCTGTTGAACCCTCTGTAACTCTCGAGCATCTTGTTGACCAGAATCAACGAGTGCTCGGCCATGGCGTGGTCGAACACATTGCCCAGCCGCTGGTTCTTCTCCCCGAGGTAGTCGTAGAACGGCGCCCCTTGGATCCTCTCGAATGCACATGGCCCGCCGGAGACCACCGCGTCGGCTAGGTGATGCCTTTACGTACGATGTGGAGGTAAATTTTTTGTTCTCACCCAAAATGTTGCATGTAAATAAGGGGACTACTATACCAGGGTAACATGTGGTCCCGGTCGGTGAGGAACAAGGCGAAGGGGCCCAGTGACCCGATGCCGTCGTTCTTGGTGATCCACCGGCACAATGGTGCCGGCGTGTACCGCCGCAGGACCTCACCGTGGGGGGCCGTCGTCTCGGCCGAGCACCTCACCACGTTGAAGCACGCGAGGTAGCCAAGGATTCTGTCCACCGAGGCGGCCACCTCGGCCCTGTCCGCGACCTTGATTTGCTCGGCGAGCTCGTCCGCGGTCATCGTGGTGGTGGCCGCGCACAGCGCGTCGATGAGGCCGAGCTGGATCGCCGCCCTGAGGACTAGGGAGATGTTGTATGCGAACATGAGTTGTTGCGCCTGCATGCAAAGCTCGTCCTCTTCTTCATGAGAGCCATTGGAAGCGAGAGTGCTAGCAGGGGAAGGGACAATGTTCGCCATGGCTCTAGCACTAAGTTACTTTCTTGCTCCATTGTGCCAAGTGTCTGCGTATATATAGACGCAGAGAGAGATGAGCTGTCCAGTTCGCGGTGGTCCATCTGAATAACATAaatcacatatatatatatatatatatagagagagagagagagagagacgagaTCTGTCCCTTGAGATGAGTTTGGCCTTGGAGATCTGAGGTGCTTCGTCATGTCGTTGTCATGATTGCTTGGTTGTGATGCGAATAGTTCAGGATACCAGATGTGGGCCTTCGTGTGGGGATCGGAGTCGAAGCTGCGTCGTATATAGTGGACAATGATGACCTATATCAGACTTCATTGGTACCCTTATGTAATTGTGGACAGCTACTCAATTATAGTAATGTTTATTTTTCTTAGTCTTGCCCATTGATGCGATATAGAGCGAGTTGTAATGTTGAAGCGTTAATTGGATCATTGCTCTTAAGCGATGTTTAATTTTTATCTTGCATTTTGTGAAGATGTCTGGAGTACCCCTTAATTAGTTGTACGGTTTTTCAGACTCATTTTCCTCATAAATTGTGCCCACCTAGCTTTATTTTCTCTTCTAATAATATACTACAGCCGTTTGTTCAGGGAAAGAAAATCATATACATAGGATACCATTTGCATTGCCTCAATAATTCATACAGTAAGACAAATGTGTTTCACTTTGGGATTGAGTACCAAAAGTTGAAGTGATATTTCTCTTCATTCCAATGTCCTTACTATTTTTGCGGCTTTCCTGCACTCTCATTCTTTGACTATGCGACCACGCTGTTGGTAATCTTCATTTTACCAAGCAGCTCAGCAACTCGATCCTGCACAACTCTCCATGCTTCGGTGATGTGTGGCGCTCCGTCAGCATGCTCCCGACGGCGCGTCTGAGCATGTAGATGCCGCCCACCTTGGCGGAGCTCATGTACGGGCGCGAGCTGGTCGCGTTCGCCTCCTCGATCCAGGAGCCTACTGTTGAATTTGTTGGCCTCAATCTTGCCGGTCGCCGCCGAGCTTCTCCGGCGGCGGACCAAGCCGGAAGACCACCATGGGAAACTGCTGCCTCGCTACCAGCACCTCGAAGCTCTCGTCCATCCTCACCATCTCCTCGAACCGCCAAAGCCATCCGGATGTGGTGGCGCAGGCCCTGTTGAATGTGTCGAATATT
Above is a genomic segment from Panicum hallii strain FIL2 chromosome 8, PHallii_v3.1, whole genome shotgun sequence containing:
- the LOC112903731 gene encoding 3-aminomethylindole N-methyltransferase-like, giving the protein MANIVPSPASTLASNGSHEEEDELCMQAQQLMFAYNISLVLRAAIQLGLIDALCAATTTMTADELAEQIKVADRAEVAASVDRILGYLACFNVVRCSAETTAPHGEVLRRYTPAPLCRWITKNDGIGSLGPFALFLTDRDHMLPWHHLADAVVSGGPCAFERIQGAPFYDYLGEKNQRLGNVFDHAMAEHSLILVNKMLESYRGFNSIRRLVDVGGGTGNTLQMITSRYKHITGVNYDLPHVLAQAPSIPGVEHVAGNMYESVPSGDAVLLQWIPLMQTDEQCITVLKNCYKALPDGGKVIIIDGIRPETPDPTSLTARDIFSLDINMLIIFKGKERTEREFTKLARESGFTGPMQTTYIVLNFYAIEITK